From the Neobacillus sp. PS3-34 genome, the window TCCTGACCCTGCAGTAAATGCGATTGTTCAAGATGCGTTAACACAAGTAGCTCCAATTATGAATGAAGTGGTTGGAACAGCAACTGCTCCAATCCTAAAAGTTGAAAATCCACACGGCGAATCTGCAATGGGTAACCTAATCGCAGATGCAATGAAGTGGGAAATGAACACTGATTTTGCTGCGGTTAATTCCGGCGGAGTGCGCAATGAGCTTGCGAATCCAGGCAATATCACATGGGGCCAATTGTTCACAATCCAGCCTTTTGGCAACGATCTTGTAAAGCTTACTGTTACAGGCGCGCAATTACGCCAGATGTTAAATGAACAGTTCCCGAAAGATCCAAATGCAGTTGGTGCAAGAACAAAATTTGTTTACATTTCCGGATTCAAGTATTTCTGGGATGATTCAAAGCCATGGGGACAAAAGATTAAAGAAATCATCCTTCCAGATGGCTCAAAGATTAATGAAACAAAATCTTACACAATCACTGTAAATAACTTTATGGCTGATGGTGGAGACGGTTTTGGAAGCTTGAAGACTGCTACAAACAAACTAGTCGGCCCAACAGACCTTCAAGGCTTGATCGACTATATTAAATTCAAGCATTCAGTGAGCGCGAAATACGAAGGAAGATCTACTAGAGTAGTAGACAGCCCGACACCAGTTCCAACACCAGTTCCAACACCGGTGCCAACGCCAACGCCAACACCGACACCGACTCCAACACCGGTGCCAGTACCAACACCGACGCCAACGCCAACTCCGGAGCCTACTCCAGAGCCAGAGCCAACGCCAGCAGGTCCGGTATATTGGAAAGGCACAGTATTGAAGCCAGGTCAGATTGGTATGATCACTGTTACAAAATCAATCAACCTGTGGAAGAATGAAAACGGCAAGCTCGTTCTTGTACGTGTTCTTAAGCCAGGCCAAGTATTCCGCGTTTACAACTATGTAGGAGCACACGGCGGCCAGTACGGACTTGGAGCAGGCCTGTTCATCACAAACATGAAGACAAACATCAAATACGAAACACCTTCTAAAGCGAAGCTTGAACAAGCTAACCAATAAGAAGGAAATCGATGCAAAAGGAAGGAGGCGCTGAATAGCGCCTCCTTTTTTTGCTAAAGGTTTCATATAAGTGCAGCACTGGCTGCCTCGCTATGATAGCTTAAAACACATCTAAATAGGTTTTACTTATTGTGTGTGCAACACGATTATGTTCCCAAAACCCGTAACAACCCCTTGTCGGAAGAGTCATAGCTTTAATTCGAAACAACTGTCTCAGTTTCCACCACAAAATAAAAACAACCCGCTCCAAATAGAAGCAGGCTGTTAGATTCTTATTCAGTAGTGTCTTTTCCGCCATTGATGAACCATTTTCCGTCAACCTTGATCATCGTAAGATTTCCCTCGTCTTCGGACCCATTTTCTTTGGCAGTCATATTAACGGATGCTTCGTCATTGTAGACAAATTCAATTTCAATTTTGGTAATTTCGATTATTGAAGTTGCAGGCAATGCAGCAAATTTTGCTTTTAAGGCTTCGATAAACTCCTTTCTGTTCCTCGTTTAATGGGTAAAGATCTGCCATTGCGACAACATCACGTGCGTTATAAGCCGCGACAAAGCTTTTAAGGTGTTGTTCAATCGCATCCTTCTCGGGCGCGATAAAATTCTTCTGATAAGCGGCTTCCCACTTGCCTGAAAGGAGAGTGGATAGCTTTGGATCTGCGATTTCATCTACAACCGCATCGCCAATCGCATAAAATTCATCCCATACCTCTGTATCCTCATGTGACAGGGTGAAGGCAAAAAAAGAATCGATACGTTTGTTCACTCCGAAAAAGCTCTCCATATTTTCTTGGGCAGCAACGAAGGTTGTTTGATACTTGTTACTGAAGGCAACACGGCTTTTATTAAAGGCAAGTTTAGCTAAATCCTTTGTAAATTGATCGCTTTTCTTTTTCAATGCCACATAGGCTTTTTCTGAGGAGAATGGAGAGGCAGTGAACCCCTTCTTAAAGGTACTGTAGTCTCTCGCCAGTATTTCACCATTAATAATAGTAGAATTGAAGATCTTCGCCTGGCTAAGAGCGAGATCAATGGCTTTCACTCGTTTATCAAACGCAGCCTTTTGTTTTCCTTTATAGCCCTTCATCAGCTTCTTCACTTTATCGTTTGCTGAAGCTAAGCCTGTGATCGCTTTTGTGTTGATGGCTTTAATGGCGCTAGGGCTGCTGATATTCACTTGCTTCGTAATCGGTGCAGCCTGCTTTTCCGCCCCCTTTAACAGTACATCAATCGCCTTCGTGTTATCTGCCGCAAAAGCTGAATACGAAAATGATGAAAAAATAAGAAGAAATGCAAATAAAGCGGTAACTATTTTTCTGATTTTCATAGACTTGTCCCCCTGGATCTCCACTGATTTAAAAACGATAGATAGATGCAGAACTCTCCCTTCAATCAAGTTATAACTCTATTTTCTAATTATACCAAAAATTACAAATAATTCTAATCTATTTTTAATACTACTCTAAGAATTACTAATAAAATATTCAAACATCATAATTTTTTCCAATTCACGAAAAACCTTCAAAATCCGACCAGAATAGTGTTTAATAGAGTAAAGAATCAATGTAACGCTATAAATTAATTTCCTAAAAAAACCATAGTTTGACAGTTTTCTGTGATATAATACAAGTTGTTTTTATTCATATATTAATAGGAGGATCTAATGGAAGAGACGATAAGCCTTAAAGAGTTATTGGCAACTTTGAGAAAAAGAATATTATTAATCCTGACCACGACGATATTAGCCGTTCTTGTCAGCGGAATAGTCAGTTTTTATTTCCTAACCCCGATTTACCAAGCATCGACACAAATTCTGGTCAATCAGTCGAAAAATGATCAGGCTTTATACAATTACAATGAAGTACAAACAAACCTTCAATTAATCAACACGTACAATGTCATCATGAAAAGCCCGGCAATCCTGGATAAAGTAATCAGTGAGCTGGATTTAAATATGACGACAAAGGAATTAAATGAAAAAATTACAGTAGCCAGTGAAAAGGACTCGCAGGTCGTAAATGTCTCTGTAGAGGACAAGAATCCAGACCAGGCAGCTGAAATCGCCAATAAGATCGCAGATGTTTTCCAATCAGAAATCGTAAAAATCATGAATGTTGATAACGTGAGCATTCTGGCAAACGCAAATGTCGGAGAAAATCCAGACCCAATTAAGCCAAGGCCGCTTCTTAATATCGCCATTGCGCTTGTAGTGGGACTGATGGCCGGTGTTGGGCTTGCCTTCCTATTAGAGTATTTTGATAACACGATTAAAAATGAACAGGACGTTGAAAGAACGCTTGGCCTTCCGATTCTGGGTGTAATCCCGGTCATCGATGAAATCAAGATGGAAGAAATGCAGGCACGCCGGATGGCGCGTAAGTCAGAGGTAAGAGGTGAGTCGGTTGGGTCTTAAGAAAAATAAGAATAATACTTCAAGTAATCGCAGAAAGCTAATTACGACGTTTGATCCGAAGTCTCCAATTTCTGAGCAGTACCGGACGATCCGGACGAATATCCAGTACTCTGCTGTCGATGAGAACATTCAATCAATTATGGTCACTTCATCCAGCCGGCAGAAGGAAAATCGACGACAGCAGCAAATCTTGCGGTTGTATTTGCACAGCAGGGAAAAAAGGTACTGCTTGTAGACGCTGACCTTAGGAAGCCGACTGTCCATTATACCTTCAATGTACAAAACACTTCCGGTTTGACGACTGTGCTCACAAAGCAAATGACGCTTGAAAAAGCGGTTGTCGATACAGAAGAAAAAGATCTCTATATCTTAACAAGTCGCCGATTCCTCCGAACCCGACGGAGCTGTTAAGCTCACAGTCAATGGAACAGCTGTTAAAAGAAGCAACAGAGATATTCGATATGGTCATCCTGGATACACCGCCGTTGCTTGCTGTGGCCGATCCGCAAATCCTATCGAATCAGTGTGACGGAACAATCTTGGTTGTGTACAGCGGTAAATCAGAGACAGACCAGGTATTAAAGTCCAAAGAATTGCTAATGGCAGCTAAAAGCAGGCTGCTTGGCGTGGTGTTAAACAACAAAAAAGTAGAAAAATCCAGCTACTATTATTATTATGGTGGAAAGTGACAGGTTTCGACAAAAACACCCCCTTTACGGTCATCTTTACCCATGGTAGTATTAAAAAAGTCATAGGAAAATAGCAATTTTTAGGAAAAGAGTGGGTCGAATGATAGATTTGCATTGTCATATTTTACATGGAATAGATGATGGAGCTAAAGATTTGACTGATAGTTTAAATATGGCAAAAAGTGCTGTCGCAGAAGGCATTCGGACGATTGTCGCAACCCCCCACCATCTGAACGGGTTCTATACGAATCCAAAACAGATCATCCTAGAAAAAGTAGAAGAGCTGAATAAGCATTTAAAGCAGGAAAACATAGATTTAACCATTCTTCCCGGACAGGAAACACGCATCTTTGGCGAAATGGCAGAAGGAATGGACTCCGGTGAGCTTCTCTCCGTCTCCCATTCGCCTTACTTGCTGGTTGAGTTTCCGTCCGCAAATGTACCTCGTTATGCCGAGCAGCTGTTTTTTGATCTGCAGCTAAAGGGTATTATCCCCGTCATTGTGCATCCAGAACGGAACCAGGAAATCATTGAAAATCCGGACAAGCTGTATCAGCTTGTGAAAAAAGGCGCGCTTACTCAGGTGACAGCCGCAAGTGTCGCCGGCGGCTTTGGCAAGAAGATCAAAAGCTTTTCGCTGCAGCTGATCGAAGCCAACCTGACACATTTTATTGCATCCGATGCTCATAACACGACGAATCGTTCATTCAAAATGATTGATGCGTACGAAGTCATTCGTTCAAAATTCGGACGCGACACGGAGTTCATGTTTATGGAAAATGCAGTCCTTGTGGTAGAGGGCAAGAATTTGTACAAGGAAGCCCCGGACCGGATCAAAAAGAAGAAATTCCTCAATTTATTTTAACCATACAAACCAATCACTATATACATCAGTGTCAGGGGAACAACCTGACCGGCGACGTCTTCTATCCGTTATATATGAAGGCACTCGGCCCTGCTGTGGGAACGAAGTAACATTCCTTAGACGCGTGTCGTCACTAGCAGGGTGTGAGGACGGGTTAGATGCCCATTTCATTAATAAATCAGATAAATATCTAATGAAAAAACATGTGTAAAGACATGTGCTTTTCCATTAGGTATTTATTTTTTTGACCGACGTGCTTTAGTACGGAAAAGAAATAAATGAAGTAAAGAAGAAATCAAGGGGGAATATTGAAGTGGCCTACCGATCAAGACTGGCACTTTTAGCACTATTAGATTCCATATTAGTTTTAACGGCTTTATACCTAAGCTACGGACCGCTCCATCCAATGGTCAAAATTACAGATAGTCTACGCCTGAGTGCGGCTATATTGCTTATTAGCCATCACGTTTATGCGAGTCTCTATCATCTATATAATAAGGCATGGGAGTATGCGAGTATTGGGGAATTAATTGCGATTGTAAAAGCGGTAACTCTTTCAGTACTAACGACTGCTTTATTCCAGGTATTAATGAATGATGTAGTATATGACAGAGCCTTAGTCAGCACGTGGATGCTTTATGTGATTTTAATCGGGGGAACCCGTTTTATATGGAGAATGTTCAGAGATACCTATATTCAACCAAAATCGACAAAAAAGAGGGCTCTCATTATCGGAGCAGGGTCAGCCGGATTAATGGTGGCGCGACAATTGAAAAAAAGTCCGGATGCAGAGCTGCTGCCAGTTGCGTTTATTGATGATGATCCGAAAAAATACAAACTGCAATTTCTGAATATTCCTGTGTTCGGAAATAAAAGTTCAATCCAGGAAGCAGTAACAAAATTAAAGATTGATAATATCATCATTGCTATACCTTCCCTGAAGCAATGCGAGTTAAACTTGATTTTTGAAGAATGTTCAAAGACAAAGGTAAAAACGCAAATTATGCCTATGCTTGAGGATTTAATGACTGGGAAAGTATCCGTCAATCAATTCCGTGAGGTGCAGGTTGAGGACTTGCTTGGCAGGGAGCCGGTGGAACTGGATATTACGAGTATTTCAGAATATGTAACGGGCAAAACAGTCATGGTCACAGGGGCAGGAGGCTCAATTGGTTCGGAAATCTGCCGTCAAATTTGCACGTTTAATCCTTCTAAAATTGTGCTAGTCGGTCACGGCGAAAACAGCATCTACCAGATTGATATGGAGCTGCGTAAGAAGTACCAGCAGGAAATAGAAATTGTTCCAGTCATCGGAGATATTCAGGATCGAGAGAGAATGTTTGAAGTGATGGAACAGCACAAACCGTTTGTAGTGTATCATGCAGCAGCACATAAGCATGTTCCATTAATGGAATATAATCCGAGAGAAGCAGTTAAGAATAATATTTTTGGAACGAAGAACGTTGCTGATGCAGCGGATACGTTTGGTGTTAATACATTTGTTATGATCTCTTCCGATAAAGCAGTAAATCCTCCAAATGTCATGGGGGCAACGAAGAGATTTGCGGAAATGATTATCCAGCATTTGTCGTTGCATAGTACAACGAAGTTTGTTGCGGTTCGGTTTGGGAATGTACTAGGCAGCCGTGGCAGTGTGATTCCATTGTTTAAAAAGCAAATCCAGGCTGGTGGACCAGTTACGGTAACACATCCTGAAATGACTAGGTACTTTATGACAATCCCAGAGGCTTCCCGACTAGTTATCCAAGCCGGTTCATTAGCACGTGGAGGAGAGATATTTGTCCTTGATATGGGTGAGCCTGTTAAAATTGTCGATCTTGCCAAAAATCTCATCAAGCTATCTGGATATACAATAGAAGAAATTGGAATCAACTACACAGGAATTCGTCCTGGAGAGAAAATGTATGAAGAATTGCTGAATGAAAATGAAATTCATAAAAAGCAGGTATTTCCTAAGATACATATTGGGAAGGCAGCTTTGATAGACGAAAAGATATTGCTTAATTTTATGATTGATTTTGAAACGATAAATGAAGTTGAGATAAAAAATAGACTGTTAGATTTAGCGAATAATAGAATTAATATAACTGCCGCTGTTTAACGTAAATAATAGTTAAAAAAGATTTTTACATTTAGAACAGAGATTAAAATAGGTGATTAGATATCAGAAATGATAAAAGGTGTTCGATGTTATTCGGACACTTTTTGTTTGGTTTTTAGTTATATAAATAAATTTGAGGGTGAGAAAATGAAGAAAGTACGAAAAGCCATTATTCCTGCAGCAGGTCTTGGAACGAGGTTCCTTCCAGCTACTAAAGCAATGCCGAAAGAAATGCTACCAATCGTTGATAAACCAACTATTCAATATATTGTTGAAGAAGCAATTGCATCGGGAATTGAAGATATCATTATCGTGAC encodes:
- a CDS encoding nucleoside-diphosphate sugar epimerase/dehydratase, encoding MAYRSRLALLALLDSILVLTALYLSYGPLHPMVKITDSLRLSAAILLISHHVYASLYHLYNKAWEYASIGELIAIVKAVTLSVLTTALFQVLMNDVVYDRALVSTWMLYVILIGGTRFIWRMFRDTYIQPKSTKKRALIIGAGSAGLMVARQLKKSPDAELLPVAFIDDDPKKYKLQFLNIPVFGNKSSIQEAVTKLKIDNIIIAIPSLKQCELNLIFEECSKTKVKTQIMPMLEDLMTGKVSVNQFREVQVEDLLGREPVELDITSISEYVTGKTVMVTGAGGSIGSEICRQICTFNPSKIVLVGHGENSIYQIDMELRKKYQQEIEIVPVIGDIQDRERMFEVMEQHKPFVVYHAAAHKHVPLMEYNPREAVKNNIFGTKNVADAADTFGVNTFVMISSDKAVNPPNVMGATKRFAEMIIQHLSLHSTTKFVAVRFGNVLGSRGSVIPLFKKQIQAGGPVTVTHPEMTRYFMTIPEASRLVIQAGSLARGGEIFVLDMGEPVKIVDLAKNLIKLSGYTIEEIGINYTGIRPGEKMYEELLNENEIHKKQVFPKIHIGKAALIDEKILLNFMIDFETINEVEIKNRLLDLANNRINITAAV
- a CDS encoding CpsB/CapC family capsule biosynthesis tyrosine phosphatase — its product is MIDLHCHILHGIDDGAKDLTDSLNMAKSAVAEGIRTIVATPHHLNGFYTNPKQIILEKVEELNKHLKQENIDLTILPGQETRIFGEMAEGMDSGELLSVSHSPYLLVEFPSANVPRYAEQLFFDLQLKGIIPVIVHPERNQEIIENPDKLYQLVKKGALTQVTAASVAGGFGKKIKSFSLQLIEANLTHFIASDAHNTTNRSFKMIDAYEVIRSKFGRDTEFMFMENAVLVVEGKNLYKEAPDRIKKKKFLNLF
- a CDS encoding YveK family protein, with amino-acid sequence MEETISLKELLATLRKRILLILTTTILAVLVSGIVSFYFLTPIYQASTQILVNQSKNDQALYNYNEVQTNLQLINTYNVIMKSPAILDKVISELDLNMTTKELNEKITVASEKDSQVVNVSVEDKNPDQAAEIANKIADVFQSEIVKIMNVDNVSILANANVGENPDPIKPRPLLNIAIALVVGLMAGVGLAFLLEYFDNTIKNEQDVERTLGLPILGVIPVIDEIKMEEMQARRMARKSEVRGESVGS